Genomic segment of Aulosira sp. FACHB-615:
TTGGGCATGACGGACGTTAATACCTTGGTCACTTAACCGCGATAAAATATCCTTTAAAACGCCTACACGGTCTAGGGCTTCAATTTGGATATTGACTGGGTAAGTGTGGGGGCGAGAACTATTTTCTACTGCCAAATTCCATTTTACCGGCACTAGGCGATCGCCTTCAACACTATCCAAATTGTGACAGCCTTGGCGATGGATAGAAATTCCCCGACCGCGTGTCACTACGCCAATAATTGATTCTCCGGGAATTGGTGTACAACACCCCGCCAGATGATACACCAAACCCTCAACACCGAGAATCGGCGAATCGCTGGCGCGGGAACTGCTGTGGGGAACATCCCGTAAAGCTTTGGCTGATGATTCTTTGGGGACAAATGGTGGTATTACCATTGTGGCAGGTTGCTGTGCCTTGACCACATCCCGCCAGCGATTTAGGACTAAATTTAAGGTAATTTCGCCGTAACCCAAACCTGCGAGTAAATCTTCGACGCTGTGATAGTTGCACTTTTCCGCAACAGTCTGCATTGCATCGGATTTTAGCAAATTATCAAAACCAGTTTTACCGAGTTCTTTTTCTAACAAGTCTCGCCCACGGGTGACGTTTTCTTCGCGGCGCGATCGCTTGTACCATTGCTTAATCCGATATTTTGCCGTGGAAGTTCTGACAAAATTCAACCAGTCTAAACTCGGATGACCATTCTTTTGGGTGAGAATTTCGACAATATCGCCATTTTGTAACCTTGTAGATAAAGGTACTATCCGCCCATTTACCCTTGCACCTGAACAATGGTTTCCAACTTCTGTATGAATGCGATAGGCAAAATCTATACTAGTAGAACCAGGATTTAACGAGACAACATCACCCTTGGGCGTGAACACATAAACATCGTCTTCAAATAAGTTATCTTTAACGCTATCTAAATATTCTTGGGCATCTTTCAGGTCGCTTTGCCATTCTAATAATTGCCGTAACCAAGTAAACTTTTCATCAGCCGCCGTCAACGGACTATTAGAACCACCTGTTTCTTTGTACTTCCAATGGGCTGCAATACCATATTCGGCGATATGGTGCATTTCCAGAGTGCGAATTTGAATTTCTAAAGGACGACCGGTTAAACCAATAACCCCAGTGTGCAGAGACTGGTAACGGTTGGGTTTAGGTAAACCGATATAATCTTTAAATCTGCCGGGAATGGGGCGAAACGCATCATGAACAACCGCCAAAGCCCGATAACATTCTTCGTTAGTTTCGACAATAATTCGTAGCGCCGCTAAATCATAAATTTCATGAAATTCCTTTTGCTGTCGCTGCATTTTTTGATAAATGCTGTATAAATGTTTGGGACGACCACTAATATCTAAACAGCGAATTCCAGCTTGTTGTAAACGTTCTCGTAAAATATCTGTGGCTTTAGCTAATTTTTCTTCTCGCGCCGTGCGTTTTTCCGAAACATGCTGCTGCATTTGGCGAAAAGCTTCCGGTTCCAGATATTTAAAAGCTAAATCTTCCAGTTCCCACTTAATATGCCAAATACCCAAACGGTTGGCTAGAGGTGCAAAGATATCTCGTGTTTCTTGGGCGCTGCGACGACGGCTATCTTCTGACATATATTGCAGAGTTCGCATATTATGCAAACGGTCTGCTAACTTGACTACAATTACTCTAATATCTTGCGCCATTGACAAAAACATCCGGCGGAAATTTTCGGCTTGGCTTTCGGTTTTACTTTTGAAATTAATTTTAGAAAGTTTGGTTACACCTTCCACTAACCGCCGTACTTCTGAGCCAAATAGCTCTTCTATTTCTTCAATTGTGACATCTGTATCTTCAACTACATCATGAAGAAATCCAGCTGCTATCATAGCAGGACTACCCCCTAAATCGCGTAGCAGCCCAGCTACAGCAACGGGATGATAAATATACGGTTCTCCAGATTTGCGAAATTGTCCATGATGGAGTTGATAGGCAAAAGAAAATGCTCGACAAATTAACGACGCATCATTCTGTCTTCGGTCTTCTGGTTCGACACTTCTGGGTGATGACTCGCGTAAACATTTATTGAGCCATTCTGGAAGTGTAACGTCAATTGAAGTACTAGTAGCTATGCCGCTCATACAAAAGGTGATCGGTAAATAGTAAGATGGACGAAGTTTACAGCATCAACTAATGGTGATCCTGTGTCCCTGGTGGGGCGGTAAATGCAGTGTGAGGATGATGAGTCTCTTGCCTTGTGGTAGTCCTCCATTTTAGCTTTCAACAAGCATCATTTGGAAAAACCTACGATGGCGAATAAGCCTCAAAAGGGGATTTGAGGCTTGTGATAGTGATAGTGGTTCAAGAAGATATACTGTAGAAGAAAAAATTCTTGTCATTAATACTATCTTAAATGGCACTAGATGTCTTTAAATTGTGATAAATATCAAGCACTAGCAAAGTTATTAGTGCAGTTACGGTCTGATGTCACTGCTGGGGAATTTGACAAAACCCAACTGCGACAGCGTGTTGCTGATTTGCAGCAGTTGTTTCAACGCGAGATTGTGCCTTTAGCAACAGCAGATTCCAAAGAACTGTCTTATCAAACGGAAATCAGTAAACAATTGCGCTTATTGGAAATTGATATCACATTTTTCCAAGGCGCAAGGCAGGCAGCCACAGCAAAAACCAGACTTCAAACCATGAGCGATCGCCTCACTACTTTAATTCAATATTGCCATGCCATACTGCAACAAGAGACACCAGAAGTTTCTGAGGATTAGTTTGTCTGTTAAGTTTTGCCGTTAAATTCATCAGGATCAAAGAAATCTGGTACACAACATAGTCTCTCTAAGTTGATGAAGATTTAATGCTGATATTTAGGGTGTAGGGGTATGAGGGTGTACTTCGACTGCGCTCAGTAACCAGGGTGTGGGTGTGGAGAAAGCGTCACCGTTGGCTTTGTCACCCGCCTTGAACTCAAGTTCAAGGCTAATAGCTCAAGTCGACTAAAGTAGACTCAAAAATTTAGGGTACATTGAGTCATCTTTAGATGACTTTTGCTGTGAGCAAGGAACTTAAGTTCCTTGCGGGATATGTTTATACACATATCTTGCATACTACGCTCTTACACTCTGGTTACTGAGTGCAGTCGAAGTACACCCTCATACCCATTACTTGCTCAATAACTGTAGGATTGTTACTTAGTACAGGACAATCCCCAAGCAATTCGGAATGGCTCGCATCTCCAAATTAACCTTCGATCGCGGTACATTAATTCTGCACCCACCACCACGCGGTAAAGCTTGGATGGATTATGCTACATGGGATGACCGTGTGGAAAAATTTCGCATTCCGGCGATGCGTTACCGGGCTGTGGTGGAAGCACTACAAGGGGAAGAAGTAGAGTTTATTGATGAGGCGAAGGAATTTTACCCGATAGAATTGGTTCCGAGTTTGGAAATGGAACCTTACCCCCACCAAAGTGAAGCTTTAGCGGCTTGGAAGTTGGCGGGAAGACAAGGTGTAGTAGTGCTACCAACGGCGGCGGGTAAAACTTATCTGGCGCAGATGGCGATGCAAGCAACACCGCGTACTACGTTAATTGTTGTCCCGACTTTGGATTTGATGCACCAGTGGTATGCACATTTAGTTGCGGCATTTCCCGATGCGGAGGTGGGGTTACTAGGCGGCGGTTCGCGGGATAAGACAGCGATATTAGTAGCAACTTACGATAGTGCGGCGATTCATGCTGAATCTTTGGGAAATAAATATGCTTTGATTATTTTTGATGAGTGCCATCATCTCCCGACAGATTTTAGCAAGGTAATTGCCGAATATGCGATCGCACCTTATCGGTTAGGATTATCAGCCACACCAGAACGCACCGATGGGAAACACGCTGATTTAAATATTTTGATCGGTCGAGAGGTATATCGCAAACGCGCCGAAGATTTGGCGGGGAAAGCCTTAGCCGAACATGAAATTGTCCAAATTAAGGTGAAATTATCCCAAATTGAGCGGGAAAGATACAATCAATTAATTCAAACCCGTAATGATTTTTTGCGTCAATCTAAAATTTCTTTGGGGAGTATTCAAGGTTGGCAAATGTTTGTGCAGATGAGTGCGCGATCGCAAGTTGGTCGTAGAGCCATGTTAGCACATCGTGAAGCCAAAGAAATTGCTTTAGGAACTGATGGCAAGTTGCGAATTTTAGCTGATTTATTAGCCACTCATTTTCCTGAACGAGTGTTAATTTTCACGGCTGATAATGCGACAGTTTATAAAATTTCCCAAGACTTATTAATTCCAGCAATTACTCATCAAACCCCAGTCAAAGAACGCCATGAAATCTTAACTAAATTCCGCGAAGGTGAATATAATACTTTGGTGGCTTCTCATGTGTTGAATGAAGGTGTTGATGTCCCGGCTGCTTCAGTGGCAATTATTCTGTCGGGAACAGGTTCAACGCGAGAATATATTCAACGGTTGGGGAGGATTTTACGCAAGGGAAATGTGGAGAATAAACAGGCGATTTTGTATGAGGTAATCGCGGAAGATACGAGTGAGGAAGGGACTTCGGCGCGGCGGCGGGGTGAGGAGAAATACGAACCGCAAAGACGCATAGACGCGTCAGCGACTTCCCGAAGGGTAGAGCGCGAAGGGAAGAAAGAAAAGAAAGGGAATTTACAGGTTATCTATGGAAGTGGTCAGGAAAAAAGTTTAAAGGCGGCGGAACAATTAGAAATTAATTATTCAATCCAAAATCCAAAATCTAAAATCCAAAATTCAGAAGATGTTACCAACGGAGTTACTAAGTCATCGCCTAAACGGAGAAGAAATCATTCCGAAAAGGCTGAAGATTGATGATAAACATTTGGCGTTGACTAATGAATTAATTGCTTGTTTTCAAGCAGCACAGGGAAAAACTCAAGGGGAGTTAGAAAAGCAGCTTTTAGATTTAGAAGGTGATGCGACAGATTATCGTGTCAAGCGGGGATTAGCTTATATTATCAAAAGCAATTTTTGTACTTTTGAAGTGGTTAGTCCTTTAGAACCGCCAATGTTAAGAGAAAGAGTGTTTGCTTTGGCGGCAAAATCTGTAGCCAGCCGAGAATCAACCCAAGCAACTTTAAGCAAAATTGCTGATGAATTAAGTCAGGAATTAGAGCGAGAAGTTTTGTTAGAACAGGTGCGGACTGGTTTGTATGCTGACTTATCAGAAAATAAAATTTTGACCCAATTTGATACACCTTCGCCTGTAGATATTTTAAATAGATATAACTTGTCCCAGGTGCAGGGAATTTTTTATAAAGCGAGTCAATTAGTGTTAAATGCTCATCGCAATGTACCGGGAGAATATAAGCTATTATTTCGCTATTTAAAATTATTTCAACTCATGGCTTATATAGAAGGTGATGCTGACCACGGCTTTACAATTACAGTGGATGGGCCGACGAGTTTATTTAATCCTAGTACACGATATGGGCTGGCGATCGCTAAATTAATTCCGGCTTTACTGCATGTCACCAAATGGAGTCTGTCAGCAACATTACAAACCCGTGATGTTTACACAGATACTTGGAAAACTGGCAGATTTACCCTCAATTCTGAATGTGGTTTAGTATCGCATTATTCTAAAGGTAAGCCTTACGATAGTATGCTAGAAGCCTCCTTTGCTGATAAATGGGATGCTTTAAAAACTGACTGGGTATTAGAGCGAGAAGTTGATTTAATTCCCATTCCTGGTAGCGTGATGATTCCCGATTTTCGCCTAGTGCATCCTGATGGCAGAGAATTTCTATTAGAAATTGTCGGTTATTGGCGACCAGAATATTTACAAAAGAAATTTTCTCAGGTGCGGCGTGCAGGTTGTGATAATTTGATTTTGGCAATTTCCGAACGGCTGAATTTAGAAAAAGCTGGGGTGAAATTAAATGATGTCCCTGCGAGAATTGTGTGGTTTAAAGATAAGTTATTACCCAAAGCTGTGTTAGCTGTAATGGATTAAGGAAGAACAAGATGAAAAGTATAGAAACAATTGTCACAGTTACTAAAGATGGTAAGATGACAGCCCAATTACCGCTAGATATTCCAGAGGGTGAACATCAAGTAGTAATAGTAATTGATGAACAACCCTTAGTCAAGAAATTAGAAAGCAAACAAAAACGTCTTCCTCTCAATTTTCCAGTAGATAATTACGGTTCTTGGCCTGAAAATATTTCTTTAAGCCGTGAGGATATGTATGGTGACTGGGGACGCTAACTCTGTTTTTTTAGACACAAATATCTTAGTTTATGCGAATGTTGCCGAGTCTCCCTTTCACCAAGCAGCAATACAGAAAATTCAAAATTTCTATGATACAGGAATTGAGTTATGGATTAGTCGCCAAGTTTTGCGAGAATTTTTGATGGTTCTGACTCGTCCACAAGCATTCGTAAATCCTCGACCTGTTGCCATAGTAATTGAGCGTGTTAGATTTTTTCAAACTCAATTTCGCGTAGTTGAGGATACACCTGAAGTTACAGAACAGCTTTTATCTTTGATGACTGAAATTGCTATTGGTGGCAGACAAGTTTATGATGCCAACATTGTCGCCACGATGTTAGTTTACGGCATTCCTCAGTTACTTACCCACAACACAAATGATTTTGCGCGATTTTCTGAATTAATTACTGTGTTGCCATTACAAGATTAGAAAAGTAGGTTGGGTGGAGCGATCTCGTAACCCAACAAAGTCTGGATAATGTTGGGTTTCTTTTCTCTGTGCTAAGTTTAGTTTTTAGCTTTGCTTGAACTGGATTTAGTTTGGTGGATTGTTGGTGCTAAAGTTTTGACTAATCCAGTTATTGCCATAATCAAAGTCGCAGTTCCTCCCATCAATAAAGAAGTTAAAAATGCTGCTGCAAGAAGGATTTCTGTAGGACTGTAGCCGTCACGTATCCAAGCAGAGGGATTTTCCATTGTTGAGGAAGATACTGGAATTAACTGTGAAGTTTGGTTAGAAGCTTGGGGGTTAGTGGAAGTTGATAAAGAAGTATTCATGGCGCGAACCTCAGTGAATTTTACTGTTTTCATAGTATTTCTGCCTTTAAAGCCGGAGATTCCTGATAAATAGAGACAAAGTAGAAGCAAGGTGTAACATAAGTAGAATCAAGCAAAATTTTGTCAGGCTGGCTATGCAATGGGATGAGTTTTTACGACAAGAAGCTATTACTCATGAGTTATCCCCAGAGCAAACAAAAGCTTTTTTAGTTCGGTTGAAAGTTGAAAACACAGATAAAGGTGAAGCAAAACTAGCAAGCGATATTGATATTGGTGAGGAAGCCTTCACAAAGCGCATGGGGCAGGTGTATAAGAAATTCGCTCAGAGTTGTCCTGAGTTAGTCACCTCTAAACGCGGAAAGCTGGAAATATTAAAAGCTTACCTGACAAAAAAATATAACGGTGTTCCCAATACTTCACCAACAAAAGAGATTCATCATAATATTCCCCTGGCTTTACCTAGGGAAAAGTTTGTCGGACGTGAAGCGAAATTGCAAGAACTCCATCAGTTATTGAAAAAGAATCAACAGGTAGCTATTGCGGGGATGGGCGGAGTCGGGAAGACAGAACTTGCTTTGCAATACGCTCATTCTCATCGCACTACTTATCAAGGCGGGATTTGTTGGTTATCCGCAGTGCAGGATGTGGGGTTACAACTGGTGCAGTTTGCTACTAATAAGCTGCAATTAAAACCCCCAGATGATTTAGATTTAGTTGGGAGAGTGCAATTTTGTCTGACAAAATGGCCTGAAGGTGAGGTTTTACTGGTAATTGATAACGTCATTAACTATCGAGATGAAGTTAGGTTTTATTTAGATTCTATTCCTTCGCGGTTTAAGCAGTTAATTACCACGCGGGAAAAATTACAGTCGCCGATAGTGCGTTTAGATTTAGATGTGCTGACACCACTAGAGGCGATGCAGTTATTAAAATCGATAATTGGTAGGGAACGACTGCAACATGAGCCTTTAGTTGCGAGAAAACTTTGTAAGTGGTTGGGATATTTACCACTGGGTTTGGAATTAGTCGGGCGTTATTTGTTGGGTGATGAGGAGTTATCCTTAGCGGATATGCTGCAAGACTTGGAAAAAGAGCGTCTGAAAAATCCGGCTTTAGTCGAAGTTCCACAAGAAATGAAGACTGAATTGGGTGTTGCTGCGGCTTTTGAGTTGAGTTGGCGGCGTTTGCGAGAAAATGCTCAATATTTAGGCTGTGTTTTGAGTTTATTTGCTTTAGCCCCCATTCCTTGGGAGTTGGTGGAGAGAATCACAATAAATAATGAGGAGCAAAATTGGAAACAAGCTAGACGTGAGTTGTTACAGTTACATCTAGTTCAGCCCAAAAGTGATGGAACTTATCAACTGCATCCCCTATTGCGGGAGTTTTTTCAAGATAAGCTCGAAGGTTTAGAGCAGAAAGAGGAATTTAAGCAAAGTTTTTGTGGGGTAATGGTAGGGGTTGCTAAAGATATTCCTGAAATTCCCATCCTTGAGCAAATCGCCGCCTTATCCCCCGCCATACCTCACATAGCAGAAGTAGCGAATCATCTCATTCAATACGTTAGCGATGATAATTTAATTTCACCATTTGTCGGTGAAGCCTATTTTTACAATGGTCAGGGGTTATATAACCAGGCTTTACCTTGGTATAGGCAATGTCTAGAAGTTGCCAAAAAACGTTTAGGAGAGGAACACCCATTTGTTGCAGAAAGCCTCAACAACCTAGCATTACTCTACAACTCCCAGGGCAGATACAGCGAAGCAGAACCCTTTTTAATTCAAGCTTTGGCACTCAGGCGCAAACTGCTGGGAGAAGAACATCCAGATGTCGCTACTAGCCTCAACAACCTAGCGGGACTCTACATATATCAAGGCAGATACAGCGAAGCAGAACCCTTGTACATCCAAGCTTTAGCACTCTACTGCAAGCTGCTGGGAGAAGAACATCCAGATGTCGCACGTAGCCTCAACAACCTAGCGGCATTGTACTTATCTCAAGGCAGATACAGCGAAGCCGAACCCCTTTACATTCAAGCATTGGCACTCAGGCGCAAAATGCTGGGAGAAGAACATCCATCTGTCGCAATTAGCCTCAACAACCTAGGGGTACTTTACAACTCCCAAGGCAGATACAGCGAAGCAGAACCCTTTTTAATTCAAGCATTGGCACTCTACCGCAAGCTGTTGGGAGAAGAACATCCATCTGTCGCACGTAGCCTCAACAACCTAGCGTTTCTCTACAACTCCCAAGGCAGATATAACGAAGCCGAACCCCTTTACATCCAAGCATTGGCACTCAAGCGTAATTCACTCGGAGAAGAACATCAAGATGTCGCACTTAGCCTCAACAAC
This window contains:
- a CDS encoding bifunctional (p)ppGpp synthetase/guanosine-3',5'-bis(diphosphate) 3'-pyrophosphohydrolase encodes the protein MSGIATSTSIDVTLPEWLNKCLRESSPRSVEPEDRRQNDASLICRAFSFAYQLHHGQFRKSGEPYIYHPVAVAGLLRDLGGSPAMIAAGFLHDVVEDTDVTIEEIEELFGSEVRRLVEGVTKLSKINFKSKTESQAENFRRMFLSMAQDIRVIVVKLADRLHNMRTLQYMSEDSRRRSAQETRDIFAPLANRLGIWHIKWELEDLAFKYLEPEAFRQMQQHVSEKRTAREEKLAKATDILRERLQQAGIRCLDISGRPKHLYSIYQKMQRQQKEFHEIYDLAALRIIVETNEECYRALAVVHDAFRPIPGRFKDYIGLPKPNRYQSLHTGVIGLTGRPLEIQIRTLEMHHIAEYGIAAHWKYKETGGSNSPLTAADEKFTWLRQLLEWQSDLKDAQEYLDSVKDNLFEDDVYVFTPKGDVVSLNPGSTSIDFAYRIHTEVGNHCSGARVNGRIVPLSTRLQNGDIVEILTQKNGHPSLDWLNFVRTSTAKYRIKQWYKRSRREENVTRGRDLLEKELGKTGFDNLLKSDAMQTVAEKCNYHSVEDLLAGLGYGEITLNLVLNRWRDVVKAQQPATMVIPPFVPKESSAKALRDVPHSSSRASDSPILGVEGLVYHLAGCCTPIPGESIIGVVTRGRGISIHRQGCHNLDSVEGDRLVPVKWNLAVENSSRPHTYPVNIQIEALDRVGVLKDILSRLSDQGINVRHAQVKTASGQPALMDLGIDIRDRSQLEQVFVQIKKMSDIINIRRVGQAEE
- the patD gene encoding heterocyst frequency control protein PatD yields the protein MSLNCDKYQALAKLLVQLRSDVTAGEFDKTQLRQRVADLQQLFQREIVPLATADSKELSYQTEISKQLRLLEIDITFFQGARQAATAKTRLQTMSDRLTTLIQYCHAILQQETPEVSED
- a CDS encoding DEAD/DEAH box helicase family protein yields the protein MARISKLTFDRGTLILHPPPRGKAWMDYATWDDRVEKFRIPAMRYRAVVEALQGEEVEFIDEAKEFYPIELVPSLEMEPYPHQSEALAAWKLAGRQGVVVLPTAAGKTYLAQMAMQATPRTTLIVVPTLDLMHQWYAHLVAAFPDAEVGLLGGGSRDKTAILVATYDSAAIHAESLGNKYALIIFDECHHLPTDFSKVIAEYAIAPYRLGLSATPERTDGKHADLNILIGREVYRKRAEDLAGKALAEHEIVQIKVKLSQIERERYNQLIQTRNDFLRQSKISLGSIQGWQMFVQMSARSQVGRRAMLAHREAKEIALGTDGKLRILADLLATHFPERVLIFTADNATVYKISQDLLIPAITHQTPVKERHEILTKFREGEYNTLVASHVLNEGVDVPAASVAIILSGTGSTREYIQRLGRILRKGNVENKQAILYEVIAEDTSEEGTSARRRGEEKYEPQRRIDASATSRRVEREGKKEKKGNLQVIYGSGQEKSLKAAEQLEINYSIQNPKSKIQNSEDVTNGVTKSSPKRRRNHSEKAED
- a CDS encoding DUF790 family protein, which gives rise to MLPTELLSHRLNGEEIIPKRLKIDDKHLALTNELIACFQAAQGKTQGELEKQLLDLEGDATDYRVKRGLAYIIKSNFCTFEVVSPLEPPMLRERVFALAAKSVASRESTQATLSKIADELSQELEREVLLEQVRTGLYADLSENKILTQFDTPSPVDILNRYNLSQVQGIFYKASQLVLNAHRNVPGEYKLLFRYLKLFQLMAYIEGDADHGFTITVDGPTSLFNPSTRYGLAIAKLIPALLHVTKWSLSATLQTRDVYTDTWKTGRFTLNSECGLVSHYSKGKPYDSMLEASFADKWDALKTDWVLEREVDLIPIPGSVMIPDFRLVHPDGREFLLEIVGYWRPEYLQKKFSQVRRAGCDNLILAISERLNLEKAGVKLNDVPARIVWFKDKLLPKAVLAVMD
- a CDS encoding type II toxin-antitoxin system VapC family toxin, coding for MVTGDANSVFLDTNILVYANVAESPFHQAAIQKIQNFYDTGIELWISRQVLREFLMVLTRPQAFVNPRPVAIVIERVRFFQTQFRVVEDTPEVTEQLLSLMTEIAIGGRQVYDANIVATMLVYGIPQLLTHNTNDFARFSELITVLPLQD
- a CDS encoding tetratricopeptide repeat protein, which gives rise to MQWDEFLRQEAITHELSPEQTKAFLVRLKVENTDKGEAKLASDIDIGEEAFTKRMGQVYKKFAQSCPELVTSKRGKLEILKAYLTKKYNGVPNTSPTKEIHHNIPLALPREKFVGREAKLQELHQLLKKNQQVAIAGMGGVGKTELALQYAHSHRTTYQGGICWLSAVQDVGLQLVQFATNKLQLKPPDDLDLVGRVQFCLTKWPEGEVLLVIDNVINYRDEVRFYLDSIPSRFKQLITTREKLQSPIVRLDLDVLTPLEAMQLLKSIIGRERLQHEPLVARKLCKWLGYLPLGLELVGRYLLGDEELSLADMLQDLEKERLKNPALVEVPQEMKTELGVAAAFELSWRRLRENAQYLGCVLSLFALAPIPWELVERITINNEEQNWKQARRELLQLHLVQPKSDGTYQLHPLLREFFQDKLEGLEQKEEFKQSFCGVMVGVAKDIPEIPILEQIAALSPAIPHIAEVANHLIQYVSDDNLISPFVGEAYFYNGQGLYNQALPWYRQCLEVAKKRLGEEHPFVAESLNNLALLYNSQGRYSEAEPFLIQALALRRKLLGEEHPDVATSLNNLAGLYIYQGRYSEAEPLYIQALALYCKLLGEEHPDVARSLNNLAALYLSQGRYSEAEPLYIQALALRRKMLGEEHPSVAISLNNLGVLYNSQGRYSEAEPFLIQALALYRKLLGEEHPSVARSLNNLAFLYNSQGRYNEAEPLYIQALALKRNSLGEEHQDVALSLNNLAFLYNSQDRYSKAEPLLIQALALWRKLLGEEHPFVATSLNNLGAFYRSQGRYSEAEPLLIQALALSCQLLGEEHPDVASSLNNLALLYYLQGRYTEAEPLYLQALEIFEQRLGVSHSRTIKCRENLSNLRDRLNSQQ